The following are encoded together in the Nitrospirota bacterium genome:
- a CDS encoding co-chaperone GroES: MKFKPLKEKVFIKYSQEEEKTPGGIYVPDTAKEKPQKGIVEAVGSEVKEVKVGDKVLFDKYSGSKIKIDDVDYLILKEEEILGIIQ; the protein is encoded by the coding sequence ATGAAATTCAAGCCATTAAAAGAGAAGGTGTTTATTAAGTATTCTCAAGAGGAGGAAAAAACTCCAGGAGGAATATATGTGCCTGATACCGCGAAGGAGAAGCCACAGAAAGGAATTGTAGAGGCAGTTGGCAGTGAAGTGAAGGAGGTAAAGGTCGGAGATAAGGTGCTTTTTGACAAGTATTCGGGTTCAAAGATTAAGATAGATGATGTTGACTATCTAATACTGAAGGAAGAAGAGATACTCGGGATAATTCAATAA